From a region of the Beduinella massiliensis genome:
- a CDS encoding ATP-binding protein, with the protein MDWLHILLLCISLLLLAAVVVLSICLRRARRQLTLIGDAFADMKAGNRFRLVGADGSEQSRKILSDINDILLDHRSKLLHKEQAAQTLRLEKCDLCGLTRSVLSECRPLLEGSGLLLEEEIPQAALPVLIDRAAYARALTSLLQSVTLRGGAKEVRLSVRAQGKRAVVLVMDDGKPIAQEDLPYLFEQSDAPDGGLNAVRALVERQRGTLGAKSTPEEGTCFTMTYPM; encoded by the coding sequence ATGGATTGGCTTCACATATTGCTGCTCTGCATCTCGCTTTTGCTCCTGGCGGCCGTGGTCGTGCTTTCGATCTGCCTGCGCCGCGCGCGGCGCCAGCTGACGCTGATCGGCGACGCCTTTGCGGACATGAAGGCGGGCAACCGCTTTCGCCTGGTCGGCGCGGACGGGTCGGAACAGAGCCGCAAAATCCTGAGCGACATCAACGACATCCTGCTCGACCACCGCTCCAAGCTCCTGCACAAGGAGCAGGCCGCGCAGACGCTGCGCCTGGAAAAGTGCGACCTGTGCGGCCTCACGCGCTCGGTGCTCTCGGAATGCCGCCCCCTGCTGGAAGGGAGCGGCCTGCTGCTGGAAGAGGAGATTCCGCAGGCCGCGCTGCCCGTGCTGATCGACCGGGCGGCCTACGCGCGGGCGCTCACCAGCCTTTTGCAGAGCGTGACGCTGCGCGGCGGCGCGAAGGAGGTGCGCCTGAGCGTCCGCGCGCAGGGCAAGCGCGCCGTGGTGCTGGTGATGGACGACGGAAAGCCCATCGCGCAGGAGGACCTGCCGTACCTGTTCGAGCAGAGCGACGCGCCGGACGGCGGCCTCAACGCCGTGCGCGCGCTGGTCGAGCGCCAGCGCGGCACGCTGGGCGCAAAAAGCACGCCCGAAGAGGGGACGTGCTTTACGATGACCTATCCCATGTAG